DNA from Platichthys flesus chromosome 20, fPlaFle2.1, whole genome shotgun sequence:
AGTTTCCGTTGGACCTCTCTGTCAGTTTCCCTACATCTCCACCTTTTGGTCTGTTCTGGATTCTGTCACTATATTATTTCTAAAAGCTGATCCACAGTGTAAAGACACATCTCGACACACGATAAGAGTTGTGCTCCACACttaaaacatgtgtgtttttcatcaatAAAACCCTCCGTGTATTTTGGCTTTGTTCAAAATGGTTTTGTTCACGTTCACTTAACTTTGACTCTATTGTTATTGAAGTTTAATTAGACAGTTTGTAGTAAATGCAGGTGGGGACTGCAGAAGCTGATTTGGTTACAATTTCATACATTCTAATAATTTCTATCGATCATCCCCCATCATCTCTGTGTAATGTCAATTAAAACACTGTCAGTATTGTCAATGATTGACTAACAcagttttttatatacatttttcaaaccaTGCTCAGGGTTCATTCAAAATGTGATTAATTTAGACTATAACAATctttaaacataaaacataatccCTACAGTGTTCCTTTAGTGGTGATATTCTTCTTGTTACTGTGTAATTACATTGATAACAATGTGGCTGACCATGACTCTCTCCATCCATTTTCTAAGGAAACTTGGTCCACGCCGGTAACATCCTTGCAACACAGAGGGTGATGAGGTATCACCCAGGAGCACATGTGAGTAGACGCATTCTGTAGCAGAGGTTTGAAACTGACAACGTTTCTGGGTCAAATGTGAACTTTCACCGTCTGTCCTATAGGTGGGTATGGGCAGCAACAAGACCCTGTTTGCTCTGGAGGAGGGCCACGTCAGGTTCACCAAGGAGGTCTACGTCCCAGCACCACGCAGCCAGCTGTCCACACGGGTCATCACCAAACTGCCACAGGGAGCTGTGCTCTACAAAACTTTCATCAACGTCCTGCCTGTCAAACAGGAGGGCAAGTTCAAGCTGGTGGACCTGGTCTGAAACTGACTGGACTTTCATTCTTTCCTTTTGTGTGTTCCTGTGACACTCACAGAGGATCATGTGCACTCTGGAAAACTCTGCCAGCCCGGGCTTCGGTCTGTGATCTTCCATGTGCATTTAGGCAGAGACATTGAGTTCCTATACTGgataataaagttttatatgtGTCAAGGGTAGTGGCGTTTTCTGTTGCTTAGTGGTGGAAGAAGTAACACAACAATGTACAAAATCTCTGACTTACTATCCTCCAAATGTTTATGTGGTTTGAGTATAATGCAACTCTTTTGACTATTTTTAAAGTAATGTGTAGTTCAAAACAAAGTTGAATCTTTGAAACATTACAATTGAGAACTGAGAAGACATTGaatctttatatattttgagTTCCACTGCTCTACAGGGATGGGTGTCCGCATTTCAAAAGACAGATTAAGGCACTTTTTAGCACTATTATTGTTcaaaatttttttttagaaaattcATCCTGTTGACAGAGATGACAGTAAATTAGGCAAAGGAGATGCAACAAAGGTCCCAATGAAGATTTGAAACCCAGACATTGTGGTTTATGGTTAGTGTCCTCAACCCTGAAGTCTTTAACCAAAATGTTCTTTCAACCACATAACCttcaatatttcattatttagaaaCAGGCTTTCATGTTCAAATTAAGTAATTTACCCAAACATGAATATTGTAATACCCCTTGTTATACTAGTGTAGTACCAAATACTGACCATAAGATGTCAtcgtatggaggaccatacatgacataagtaaaaataaataaatgtataaataaatacagaaataaataaataaatgaataaataaaaatggaaataaataaataaatacagaaataaataaataaatatgttaataccaaaagaaatgtcttaaatatattttaacatttattttttccctgatacatttcctttgcatttgcagtgtccttatgctaatgagaaaggcgggcctaaccgcagtctcatgcaggattggtcacaggagtgtaatgatccagccctactacttctgcctctcaatgctggtgtccagtagctgtttgcagcgttgagccagttcacacttaaaatga
Protein-coding regions in this window:
- the mrpl27 gene encoding 39S ribosomal protein L27, mitochondrial, which translates into the protein MAALASLMLKSRAGLLAPRPSSLLEPVRFASKKSGGSCKNVGGKSPGRRYGFKKQDGNLVHAGNILATQRVMRYHPGAHVGMGSNKTLFALEEGHVRFTKEVYVPAPRSQLSTRVITKLPQGAVLYKTFINVLPVKQEGKFKLVDLV